One genomic segment of Erythrolamprus reginae isolate rEryReg1 chromosome 2, rEryReg1.hap1, whole genome shotgun sequence includes these proteins:
- the LOC139159074 gene encoding FANCD2 opposite strand protein-like codes for MDGGYQLWAPWSPLDESLQWLRGTLPRPGASKPLFRGGRSPVAADLEVQLCFQGLSLVLEPRAKMGAGQPPGAAGETRGHGGSVRKPQAVRLTGVDSVFGHPVTVQPPRWSGSLRVSEPSAFRQVISTHQRWPRGLREPQVRMAMAICRQMLRAMLLLYAAYKRCAFALQHSH; via the coding sequence ATGGATGGGGGCTACCAGCTGTGGGCACCCTGGTCTCCACTGGATGAATCCCTGCAATGGCTGAGGGGAACCCTCCCCAGACCGGGGGCTTCCAAGCCTCTCTTCCGAGGGGGACGGAGCCCGGTGGCAGCAGATTTAGAGGTGCAGCTGTGCTTCCAGGGCCTCAGCCTGGTCCTGGAGCCCCGGGCGAAGATGGGGGCAGGGCAGCCCCCAGGAGCAGCTGGGGAGACAAGAGGGCACGGCGGGTCTGTGCGCAAACCCCAGGCGGTGCGTCTCACGGGGGTCGACTCGGTATTCGGGCACCCTGTGACAGTGCAGCCCCCACGCTGGAGTGGCTCCCTGAGGGTATCGGAGCCCTCCGCCTTCCGTCAAGTCATCAGCACCCACCAGCGCTGGCCCCGAGGGCTCCGGGAGCCCCAAGTGCGCATGGCCATGGCTATATGTCGGCAAATGCTGCGTGCCATGCTCCTGCTCTATGCTGCCTACAAGAGGTGTGCCTTcgcattgcagcattcccactgA